The Anaerolineales bacterium region GGGTCGAGAGGCCGTGCCCGCCGCCGATGACCACAATGCGGTGGCCGCGGCCACGCTTGCGGTGGTCCACCAGAGTATCCACCACCGGGCGGCCCGGGCGCATGTACGGCGCCAGCAGGGCTCGGTTCATGTTGAGCACGCCATACACCAGCACACCCACGCCCAGCCCTCCAAAAACCAGCACGCGCAGTGGGCGCTCAAGGAAGCGCAGCGACAGGGTGGAAAGATAACTGGCCCACCAGGTGTCCGGCGCGGTGCGATAAAAATCCAGCACCAGGATCGCCCCGCCCACACCGATGAGAAAGGTGCCCAGCAGGATCACCAGCAGCCAGCGCTTGATGCCCAGGCCGGGCGTCAACCAGCGCAGCACGCGTCGCACAGCGACCCAGGCAACCCGCAGCCATTTTTGCAATTGAGCCAACATGCCAGAGGATGATAACGCACAAAAAACAGCGTATCATTGCGCCGCGATGCCCCCACTGGAAAAAATTTGGAAAGTTGCTGACCTCATCACGCCCGAGGCTGACGCCGCATTGTCTGCCTACCCTGGCTTGCTGCGCCAGATCCTGTTCAACCGCGGCCACGCCGAGGCGGACGCCGCCACACGCTACCTCGGCGCCCTGCCGCCTGACGGTAACAACCCCTTGCGCATCAAGGATATGGGCCTGGCGGTGGACCGCATCGAGCACGCCATCCGCAACCAGGAGCTAGTAGCGGTCTACGGCGACTATGACGCCGACGGCGTCACCGCCACCGCCCTGCTGGTGCAAGCCATCCAGGCACTGGGCGGCCGGGCGCGTGATTACATTCCCGACCGCTTCGAGGAAGGCTACGGCCTCAACATCCAGGCCCTGCATACATTGAAAGAAGCCGGTGTCAGCCTGGTCATTAGTGTCGACTGTGGCGTGCGCTCACTGGCCGAGGCCGCCGAGGCCCGCAAGCTGGGGCTCGACCTGATCATCACTGACCACCACACCCCCGGCCCTGAGCTGCCGGATGCGTTTGCCATCATCAACACTAAACAAGACGGCGACGAGTACCCGGAGAAGCAGCTGGCCGGCGTGGGCACCGCCTACAAGCTGGCCGCCGCCCTGCAAGCCCGCCTGCAACCTAACGCCGACCCGCACATGGGACTCGACCTGGTGGCGCTAGGCACGGTGGCCGACATGGTGCCGCTGGCTGGCGAGAACCGCTGGCTGGTGCGCGAAGGCCTGGCCCAGATCCGCCGCCCCGCCCGCCAGGGGCTGATGTCGCTCATGGGCGCGGCGGGCGTCAAGCCCGCCGGGGTCAGCTCCGGCGATATTGGCTACATGCTCGGCCCGCGGCTCAACGCCGCCGGCCGCATGGAGAACGCCAAAGCCGCCTACGACCTGCTGACCACCAACGACATCTTCAAGGCTGGCCAGCTGGCCCAATATCTGGATGTGCGCAATAAGGAGCGCCAGGCGCTGACCCGCGAGATGAGCGCCTCAGCCGAGGTGCTGGCCACCCAGGCCAACCCGGATGCGCTCCTGCTGGTAGCCATCCATCCTGATTACAGCTCAGGCGTGGTCGGCCTGGCCGCCTCACGTCTTGTTGAGCGCTTCTACCGCCCGGCCATCGTCGGCCAGCAGGGTGACGCGTTCACGCGCGCCTCCTGCCGCAGCATTCCCCACTTCCACATCACCCACGCGCTGGAGCAGTGCGCCGATCTGTTCCAGAACTTCGGCGGCCACGCCGCCGCGGCTGGTTTCACCATCCGCAACGAGCGCGTGCCAGAGTTGCTCGAGCGCATGAACGCCATCGCCGTCGACCAGCTCGGCGCGCTGGACCTGCGCCAGGTCATCAAGGTGGACGCGGAGCTACCGCTACACCTGCTCAAGCCAGACATCCTCAACCAGCTCGCTCTGCTGGAGCCGACCGGCTTCGGCAACCCGCAGGTCAATTTGGTGAGCCGCGGCCTCACCGTGCGCTCCGCCCGCACCGTCGGCGCCGATGCACGTCACCTCAAGCTCACCGTCACCGACGGGCGCATTGTCTACGATGCGATCGGGTTTGGGATGGGTGAATGGGCCGGCAACCTGCCCGCCGCCATCGACCTGCTGTATCGTTTCGAAACCAATGAGTTCAACGGGCGCACGCAGCTGCAGCTCAACGTACGCGATCTGAAGCCTGCTAGCTAGTCCCTAATCAAAAAAGCGATACCAGAACAGCGCCCACACCGCCTCGAACGCATCCTTCAGCCCGATCTTCTTGCCCTCTGAATAATCCCGCGGGTTGAAGCTGATCGGCACTTCAAAGATGCGCACGCGACGCTTCAGCAGTTTGGCCGTGATCTCCGGCTCAAAATTAAAACTGTTCGAGCGGATGGTGATGCCTTGTAGCGCCTCACGCTTGAAGAGCTTGTAACCTGTCTCCATATCCGTGAGGATGTTGTTATACAGAATATTGGTCAGCAGCGTCAGTAGCTTATTCGCCACCATGTGCCAGAACATCGTTGGCCGGCGCGGGCCGCCCAGAAAACGCGAGCCATACACCACATCCGCCCCGGAATTCTGGATCGGGTCCAGCAGTTTCTCAAAATCACGCGGGTCGTACTCCAGGTCGGCATCCTGGATCAGGATCAGATCCCCCATGGCCGCCCCAATGCCCGTGCGCACCGCCGCCCCTTTGCCCTGGTTGCGCTCGTGGTGCAGCACCTGCACCCCCGGCTGCGCGGCGAACTTCTCCAGCAGCTGCGGCGTGCCATCTGTGGAGCCATCGTTCACCAGCACCAGCTCGTCCGCCAGGCCCGAGGAACGCACGCGCTTGATAATTTCTTCCAACGTATTGGCTTCATTAAAGATGGGGATGACGACGCTGAGCCTCATAATGCCGCCGATTATATGCGATTGAACCGCGCAAACCCGCCGTGTATAATTTGCTCCAACCGCAAACGGTTGAAGCGTTGCGGTTTTTTGTTACCGCTGTATTGCCGCAAAAATGACGCGCTCCCTGCACACCGCAATCCGCTACCGCCTGGTCCTGGCCGCGCTGCTGCTGGCCCTGCTCTGGCAGGCCCTGCCCGCCCCGTCTCCGGCGTACGCCGCCTACGCGGCGCCGCTGGCGCAAAGCGACCCGGCCGCCCGGGCTGCCGCCCTGCTGCAGCGCCTCTCGCCCGAAGAACGGGTGGGGCAGCTCTTCATGGTCACCTTCAGCGGCGCCACCGCGGCCCCCGAAAGCCAGATCTACGATCTGATCAATAACTATCACATCGGCGGCGTGGTGCTACGCCGCGATATGGACAATTTCATGGCTCGCCCGGACACGCTCACCGGCGCCCACACGCTCATCAGCCAGCTGCAAACGGCTGAGCAGCACGCTTCGCTTGCCAGCCGGCGAGATCTCACCAGCCAGGAAGAATACACCCCGGTCTACATTCCATTACTGGTCGCCCTCTCGCAGGAGGGTGATGGTTACCCTAACGACCAGCTGTTGGATGTGCTTAGCCCGCAGCCCAACGCCATGATGCTGGGCGCCACCTGGCGCACCAGCCTGGCCCAGCAGGCCGGCGCCCTGCTGGGCAGCGAGCTCTCGGCCCTCGGCGTCAATATGCTGCTTGGTCCCTCGCTGGATGTTATCGAAACGCCGCGGCCTGACTCCACTGGAGACTTGGGCGTGCGCAGCTTTGGCGGCGACCCGTACTGGGTCGGCCAGATGGGCCAGGCCTTTATCGCCGGTGTGCATTCCGGCAGCCAGAACCGTGTTGCCGTTGTGGCCAAGCACCTGCCCGGATTTGGCGATTCTGACCGCCCGCTGGAAGAGGAAGTCCCCACCATCCGCAAATCACTGACACAACTCACCCAAGTGGAGTTGCCGCCTTTCTTCTCTGTTACCGGCAACGCCGCCTCTGCAGATGGCGTAGCGGATGGCATGCTGCTGGCCCACATTCGCTACCAGGGCTTCCAGGGCAACATCCGCACCACCACTCGCCCGCTCAGCTTCGACCCACAAGCCTTCAATGATCTGATGGCCCTGCCCGCCTTTGCCAGCTGGCGTCAGGATGGCGGCCTGATCATCAGTGACAGCCTGGGCACCCGCGCCGTGCGGCGCAGCTATGACGCCAGTGAGCTGAACTTCAACGGCACGCTGGTGGCGCGCGATGCCTTCCTGGCCGGCAATGATCTGCTCTACCTGGGCAACTTCATCTCCACCGGGGATGCCAATAGCTACACGACTGTCATCAACACCATGCAGTTCTTCGCACAGAAGTATCGCGAAGACCTGGCCTTCGCCGAGCGCGTGGATGAATCCGTACTGCGCATCCTCACCCTCAAGTACCAGCTCTACCCCGCCTTCTCCGCCGCCCAGGTGATCACTGACCCTGCCGGCTTGGAAGCCATTGGCACCAATCGTGACTTTATCTTTGAGGTCGGCCGCCGCGCCGCTACCTTGTTCAGCCCCACCACCTCTGGCCTGGCCGACGCCCTGCCCGAACCGCCCGGCCGCTTTGAACAGATCGTCTTCATTACCGATAGCTATACCTCGCAGCAGTGTAGCCAGTGCCCTCCACGGGCGGAGGTTTCCGTCAACTCCTTTGCCCAGGCCGTGGTGAGCCTATACGGACAGGTTGGCGGCAACCAGATCTCAGCCGCCAACCTGGCGTCGTTCTCCTTCACGCAGCTCACCCGCACGCTGGACGGCAACATTGAAGGCGAGGACCCCCTGCTGGGCAATCTGGCCCGCGCTGAATGGGTCGTGTTCGGCGTCACGCAGAACGACCCGGCCCGCCCCGATTCACAGGCTCTGCTGCGCCTGCTCTCCGAGCGCATGGACCTGTTGCAGAACAAGCGCGTGGTGGTCTTTGCACTCAATGCGCCCTATTACCTGGACGCCACCGATGTGACCAAGGTCAGCGTGTATTACGGCTTGTATGGCGAGAATCCTGAGCTGGCCGAAGTGGCCGCTCGCCTGCTGTTCAAAGAGATCGAAGCGCGCGGCGCATCCCCAGTGAGCGTCGAAGGTGTGGCCTACAGCCTCAGCGCCGCCCTGGCGCCCAACCCCGGGCGCGAGATCCCGCTGCTGGTCACCCGAATCCTGCCCGCCGCCACCGCCACGCCGCAGGCCACCAGCGAGTCCGAAGCCACAGCCGAGCCGCCCACTTTCCAGGCGGGCGATCTGCTCACTCTGCAGGCCGGCCCGATCCTCGACCACAACGGCAACCCCGTGCCAGACAACACGCCGGTCAACTTTTCCATCAGTCTGATCACGGAGCAAAGCACTCTGCAGCGCCAGATCACTGCGCAGACCCATCTGGGCATCGCAACTGCCAACTATTCGATCGAAGACGAGGGCACACTGGTGCTCACCGCCTCCAGCGGTGAGCCACCCGCGCTTGCCCTCGGCCAGCAGTTCAACGTGGCCGGCATCAACCCCGAAGGCCTTGCGCTGCAAGCCACGCAGACCGCCCAATCCATCCTGGCCACCCAGGCGGCCCTGACGCCGCTGGTCACCCAGCAGCCCGGCGGCGCCGAAAGCACCATTCGCCGCACTGACCTGGTGGATTGGTTCCTGTGGGTGCTGATCTCCGCCGTGGCCGCCCTGTTCGCATACCAAAGCGGCGCCAACCTGCACCAGGTGCGCTGGGGCGTGCGCTGGGCGCTCACCACCCTTATTGGCGGCCTGTTGGTAGGTTGCTACCTCTCGCTGGATCTGCCAGCCAGCCGTATGATCCTGGAATTTGGCGGTAAGTGGGGTTTGGTGATCTCAGTGCTGGCCGGCGCATTGGCCGGCGCACTGGCGGGCTGGTTGTGGTGGCAGTGGACCCGCCGCAAACCGGCTAGTGCCCGATCGTCGCAATAAAGCCCAGCAGCAACAGCAAGCCTGCAAACCACACCAGCGAGCGCTCGGTGCCGCGCGCCAGAATGTCGGCCCAGGTAGGGGCTGGCACGCGCCCCGAGGCACGTCCGGCGGGCTCCAGCTTGCCAAACAAGGCTTCCTGGAATTGGGCAATGCTCTGCGGGCGCTCTTCAGGGTGCAGACTCAGCGCCCAGGTGACCGCCCGCTCAGTGCGTGGGCTGATCTCCGGGTTGAGCGAGCGCAGGCTGGGCATCTGCTCCGGATGTAAAAAGCGCTCGCGGGCTTCCACCGGCGGCGTATTGCTCAGCAGGTGATACAGCGTGGCGCCCAGTGCATACACATCGCTGCGCACATCCGTGTGGCCCGTGTCGCCGCCATACTGCTCCAGCGGCGTGTACAGCGCCGTACCGCGCCCCTGCACGATCGTCACCGTATCCTCCTGCGCCGCCAGGATCTTCACCAGGCCAAAGTCCACCAGTTTGACCACGCCGTTCGGCGTCAGCTTCAAGTTGCTGGGTTTCACATCCCGGTGCAGGATCGGCGGCTCCTGGCTGTGCAGGTAACTTAACCCTTCGGCAATCTGGCTGGCCCAGGCCAGCACTTCCACCTCGGGCAAAAACTCGTCGCGTTGCTTGGCTTCCATCATCAGTGCCCGCAGGTCGCCGCCGGGCACATAGTCCATCACCAGGTAATCGCTCTGGCCCTCAGAAAAGAAGTCAGACACCTTGGGCAGGTTGGGATGGTCCATGCGCGCCAGCACAGTCGCCTCGCGCAGGAACTGCGTGCGGGTTTGCTCCAGCGTCTCATCAGACAGCGAAGGGTCCAGGCGCACTTCTTTGACCGCGCACAGGCGGCCTTCCAGGCGCAGATCTTCAGCCAGGTAGATGCTGCCCATGCCCCCGCGGCTGATGAACTCTTTGATCTGGTAGCGCTCGCGTAAAATTTCGCCTGTTTCCAAAGGCATTCGTCTGTTCTTCTCCAAAAATACGGTCAGGTTACCGGCCCGGAAGTGCTGGCGCAAGGGCGGATAGCCGAATTTGGTATTATACCTACGGAGCATTAATGCCCCCCAGCGCTGAAACTCACCCCGTATTGATCGCTCAAAGCGGCCCGCTGAACGGCGAACGCTGGCCAGTGCGCAACCAGCTCACCATCGGCCGCGGTGATGATTGCGACATCATCATCCCAGACCGCAAGATCTCCCGCCACCACGCCCGCCTTACCCTGGCGCCGGATGGCATCCTCCTCGAAGACCTCGACAGCAAGAACGGCACGCACCACAACGGCAAGCCGCTCAAGGGCAGCGTGCAGCTGGGCGATGGCGACCTGATCCAGATCGCCCTGGCCCAGAAGTTCACCTTCCTCAGCTCAGACGCCACCGTGCCGCTGGATTTTGACCTCCCCGCCGAGGTACCCGAGGGCCGCCGCCGCCTGCACATGGACAAGCGCTCGCGCCGTGTGTGGGCCAGCGATGTGGAAGTGCTGCCGCCGCTCTCCGTGGCCCAGTTCAGCATGCTGGAGATGCTCTACCTGCGCGATGGCCTGGTGGTGACCCGCGATGAGCTGGTCAAGCATGTCTGGCAGGAGGAAGAGGCCCTCAGTATCTCTGACCAGGCGCTGGATGCGCTCATCCGCCGCCTGCGTGAGCGCCTGGCCAAAGCCGACCCCGATCACGAATACGTCATCACCGTCCGCGGCCACGGCCTGCGGCTTGACAATCCCGTAACCCCAGACGAAGAACAAAAAGACCCGCAATAGCGGGTCTTTTTCTGTGCATCCCGAGCGCAGCGAGGGACCCTCCGTAGCGCTCAGAAATAAGACAGACTTCTGTATCTTCTGTGTTTTTATCTGCGAGCGTTAGCGAACCCAACGCTCATCTGCGGCGATTCTTTACTCCCCCTGCATCCCCTTCTGCATCGAAGCCTTCAACGCCGCCCGGTACGCCTGGCGCACCTTCTCGGCCAGTTCCTTGTCCGGGCTCTCCTGCATCTGCACCATCATCGCCGACAGGCTCTCCAGGAACTCGGGCGAGATCGACTCGCGGTTCTCCTCCGCCACCTTAGCCCGCGCTGCATCATCCGGCGCCTCGATCAGTTCCTCCAGCAGGGCCGGGTTGTAGCCCGGGTTGATCAGCTGCTGGATCAGCATCGCCAGCCGCTGCAACTTCTGTAAGCGCTCGCCGTCCTTCTTCTCGGCCGCGTCCTGCAGGCTCTGGTTGATCACCTGCACAAACAGCTCATCCAAAATGGCTGGGTTCTGCTGCAGCAGCTCGATCGGGTTCTCGGCGGCCAGCATCGCTTCCAGGTTGCGCTGGGCCGCGGCCACCCGCACCTGCATCTGCTCGTCGATCTGGCGGGTCATCTCCAACAGCTTCTCGCGCAGGCTGCTCAGCTTGGCCTTCTCATCCTCGCCGGCCTTGTCAATCTGCTCGCTCAATTGCTGGAAGAACACATAGTCCAGCCCCGGGCGGGCCATGCTCACCATCGCGCTCAGGCGTGCGTCGCTTTCGGCGGCGGCCAGCAGCAGCTCCAGCAACTTCTCGCGGGTCAGCTCGGCGCCCACGCCTTCCAGCGCGGCCCGCGCCGCCTCGATCTCATCGGCCTGTTGCTTGATCTGCTTGCCCAGCTCGGTGTTCTCGAGCAGCGCTTCCTGGATCTTGCCCAGGCGCACGGCCGCCTTCTCGTCGCCGGCGCCCAAGCCAGCCTGCAGCATGCGGCTCAGCAGGGTGAAGAAGTCGTTATCCACCGTCTCTGCATTCTGCTTGACCAGCTCCACCAGGCCATCTTCGGGCGCGGTCAGCAGGCTTTGCAGCAGCTCCACCCGCTTTTGTTGCGCCTGTAACATTTCCTTGGTGATGCCTTCACCTTCCAATACTTTTTCGATCAGGTTCTGGTAGGTGAACATCTGCTGTGGCTTGAACAGATACGCTTTGCGCTCTTCCTGCTTCAAGCTGTTGACCACCCGGTTCATGAACGGGGCGATCTGTTTCTCCTGCTCCATCACCGGCGTGTTCAACTCCGGCGGGAAGTAGGTCAGCAACAGTTCTTTGCTGGGGTCGTGATACACCACCGGCACCGGGATCTGGCCCTGGAAGCGGCAGTTGGGGCACTGGATGACGTTGACCGTGCCGTTCAATAATTTTTGCTTGGCTTGTGGGTCAACCCCCACGTCAAACAGCTGCTCCACTTCAGCGGTGACGGGCGTGCGGCATTGCGGACAAGCGACTTGTGTTCGTGGCATCTTCTCTCGTTTGCAGTGAATTTTTTAGTGACGCGGCAGTGAAAAACAAATGCACGCGCCGTCTGTATAGGTCGGGTCCACCCAGATGCTGCCCCCATGTGCTTCCAGGATGGCCCGCGTCAAATATAAACCAAGACCCGCGCCTTTGGTGTTGCGCTGGGCTTCATCGGCGCGATAAAAGCGGTCAAAGATGTGCGGAATGTCGCCCTGCGCAATACCCGGCCCCTGGTCGCTCACGCACACCACCACATGCTCCGGCCGCACTTGGCCCCAGATGCGGATCTCGCCACCTTGCGGCGAATACTTGACCGCATTGGACAGCAAGTTCAGCAGCACCTGCCCAATGCGCTGTTCGTCAGCCAGGATCACCGGATAGTCCGGCGGGAAGTCCAGCACAAACTTGTGCGAAGGCGACTGGGTACGGAAGCGTTCGGCCATGCGTTCCGCCAGCAGCGGCAGCGAAATGTCGCTGGCGTTGATCGGCAGCACGCCCGCCTCCAGGCGCGAGGCGTCCAGCAGGTTCTCGATCAGCCCGCTCAGGCGGTCGGCTTCTTCTTCGATCACTTCCAGGCTGTCCTGCACCACCTTGCCATCCCAGCGCACATCCGGGCGGCGCAGCGTGCCCACATAGCCCTTGATCAGCGCCA contains the following coding sequences:
- a CDS encoding CpXC domain-containing protein, with amino-acid sequence MPRTQVACPQCRTPVTAEVEQLFDVGVDPQAKQKLLNGTVNVIQCPNCRFQGQIPVPVVYHDPSKELLLTYFPPELNTPVMEQEKQIAPFMNRVVNSLKQEERKAYLFKPQQMFTYQNLIEKVLEGEGITKEMLQAQQKRVELLQSLLTAPEDGLVELVKQNAETVDNDFFTLLSRMLQAGLGAGDEKAAVRLGKIQEALLENTELGKQIKQQADEIEAARAALEGVGAELTREKLLELLLAAAESDARLSAMVSMARPGLDYVFFQQLSEQIDKAGEDEKAKLSSLREKLLEMTRQIDEQMQVRVAAAQRNLEAMLAAENPIELLQQNPAILDELFVQVINQSLQDAAEKKDGERLQKLQRLAMLIQQLINPGYNPALLEELIEAPDDAARAKVAEENRESISPEFLESLSAMMVQMQESPDKELAEKVRQAYRAALKASMQKGMQGE
- a CDS encoding serine/threonine protein kinase, whose protein sequence is MPLETGEILRERYQIKEFISRGGMGSIYLAEDLRLEGRLCAVKEVRLDPSLSDETLEQTRTQFLREATVLARMDHPNLPKVSDFFSEGQSDYLVMDYVPGGDLRALMMEAKQRDEFLPEVEVLAWASQIAEGLSYLHSQEPPILHRDVKPSNLKLTPNGVVKLVDFGLVKILAAQEDTVTIVQGRGTALYTPLEQYGGDTGHTDVRSDVYALGATLYHLLSNTPPVEARERFLHPEQMPSLRSLNPEISPRTERAVTWALSLHPEERPQSIAQFQEALFGKLEPAGRASGRVPAPTWADILARGTERSLVWFAGLLLLLGFIATIGH
- the recJ gene encoding single-stranded-DNA-specific exonuclease RecJ: MPPLEKIWKVADLITPEADAALSAYPGLLRQILFNRGHAEADAATRYLGALPPDGNNPLRIKDMGLAVDRIEHAIRNQELVAVYGDYDADGVTATALLVQAIQALGGRARDYIPDRFEEGYGLNIQALHTLKEAGVSLVISVDCGVRSLAEAAEARKLGLDLIITDHHTPGPELPDAFAIINTKQDGDEYPEKQLAGVGTAYKLAAALQARLQPNADPHMGLDLVALGTVADMVPLAGENRWLVREGLAQIRRPARQGLMSLMGAAGVKPAGVSSGDIGYMLGPRLNAAGRMENAKAAYDLLTTNDIFKAGQLAQYLDVRNKERQALTREMSASAEVLATQANPDALLLVAIHPDYSSGVVGLAASRLVERFYRPAIVGQQGDAFTRASCRSIPHFHITHALEQCADLFQNFGGHAAAAGFTIRNERVPELLERMNAIAVDQLGALDLRQVIKVDAELPLHLLKPDILNQLALLEPTGFGNPQVNLVSRGLTVRSARTVGADARHLKLTVTDGRIVYDAIGFGMGEWAGNLPAAIDLLYRFETNEFNGRTQLQLNVRDLKPAS
- a CDS encoding glycosyltransferase family 2 protein; translation: MRLSVVIPIFNEANTLEEIIKRVRSSGLADELVLVNDGSTDGTPQLLEKFAAQPGVQVLHHERNQGKGAAVRTGIGAAMGDLILIQDADLEYDPRDFEKLLDPIQNSGADVVYGSRFLGGPRRPTMFWHMVANKLLTLLTNILYNNILTDMETGYKLFKREALQGITIRSNSFNFEPEITAKLLKRRVRIFEVPISFNPRDYSEGKKIGLKDAFEAVWALFWYRFFD
- a CDS encoding FHA domain-containing protein; amino-acid sequence: MPPSAETHPVLIAQSGPLNGERWPVRNQLTIGRGDDCDIIIPDRKISRHHARLTLAPDGILLEDLDSKNGTHHNGKPLKGSVQLGDGDLIQIALAQKFTFLSSDATVPLDFDLPAEVPEGRRRLHMDKRSRRVWASDVEVLPPLSVAQFSMLEMLYLRDGLVVTRDELVKHVWQEEEALSISDQALDALIRRLRERLAKADPDHEYVITVRGHGLRLDNPVTPDEEQKDPQ